A segment of the Delphinus delphis chromosome 20, mDelDel1.2, whole genome shotgun sequence genome:
tcgatgtgtgtggtgtgtgtatgtgtgtggtctgggatgtgtgtggtgtgtgtgtgtggtctgggatgtgtgtggtgtgtgtatgtgtgtggtctgggatgtgtgtggtatgtgggatgtgtgtggtgtgtgcatgtgtgtggtgtgtgtatgtgtgtggtgtgtgtatgtatgcggTCTGTGTAGATGTGTGGTCTgggatgtgtgtggtgtgtgtatgtgtgtgtaatgaAAGCAGGAAGGGGTCAGGAAGGAGACCCCTGCTGGAATCCAGGTGACAGGTGATGTGGGCTCGCATAAGGTAACAAAGGTGGAGAAGATGGAGAAGAGGTGGTTGTAAGTAAAACCAACAGGGCTGACGATTGGTGGGAtgtggaaggagaagggagggagaaacgGATGCCGGGCAAGTGGCCAGCCGTACGCTCAGGACACAGAAAATGCGATAGAGGCTGAGGGTCTGGAAAAGGCAGCCTCACAAGCTGGCCTTGGAGTCAGACGTGAACAGGTGGAGGGAAACAGCATGTGTGAAGGCACAGAGGTGGGCACGGGCAGGTGTCCCTCCTGGGCTGCGTGGGAgaggaacaggcaagaagagatGCCATGTGGGAATGTGAAGCTGGAGCCTCCCCGCCCCAAGCATCCAGGGACCACTGAGTCCTGAGAGCAACTTGACCCTGACTGCTTTGGCTCTGAGGAGCAATCCACATCCTCAGCTCAGCTGTCCTCTCTCTGAGATGGGCTTGAGTGGGGTATGGAGGGCAGCAGGAGCCTTCTAGAAGCTTCGCCAGATGACCTGAATAGCTTTATGTTCATCAGGGGCCTCCATCTGGGTCCCAGAATGAAGAGCTGTTCCCGGACAGCCCCAGAGTTTGCCCTTTAGCATCTGGTCATTTGGGGGGATTCAGCAGTCACCCACCCCGTCCCTCCCAGCTCTTTCAGAACTCAGGTTTCTCTTCGATGCTGAGCCACTGTGGGGAGGCTTCCTCGGGCACTGCAGGACGGTGATGTGGATCCGCAAGTGAACCATGAGGGCTGAGGTGCggctgaaggccttcccacagTCGCTGCACTTGTAGGGCTCCTCCCCCGTCGGGACCCTCTGGTGCTCGATGAGGGACGAGCTCTGTGCAAAGGCATTTGGACAAACCTGACACTGATAGGGCTTCTCTCCGGAGTGGATTCTCAGGTGCTGGATCAGAGCCAAGCAGTCGCTGAAGGCTCGGCCACAGGCGTAGCACCTGTAGGGCTTCTATCCTGTGCGGATGTGCAGGTGCTGGGTCAGGTGGGTGCTCTTGCTGAAGGCCTTGCCGCACTCCTCGCACACACAGGGCTTCTCCCCGGTGTGGATCCTCTGGTGCTGGGTCAGGTGGGTGAGCCAGCTTAAGGCCTTCCCGCACTCCTTGCATTCATGGGGCTTGGCCCCTGTGTGGACCACCTGGTGCTGGGCCAGGTGTGCACTCCtgctgaaggctttcccacactcaCTGCAGGTGTGGGGCATCTTCCGAGCATGGCTCTTCCGGTGGGCCTCCAGGGCCAAGGGGCTCCGGAACGTCTTCCAATACTCACCACCCTTGGAGGGCTTCCTCCCCAAGTACGTGCCTGGAGGCTCTGTGCCATAACCATCCAGTGGATCCACTTTCTCTCTGGAAGGAGTCTCCTCTTGGGAGGTGAAGTCTGGCCACATGTTGGGACTGTCTCCCAAAGCACCAGCTTCACAGCCGGGCTGGTCTGTGAGGGCGCCCTTGTGAGGCCCTGAAGTTTTCCTGAAATCCATCTCTTGGGTGACAGACTTTGTCCACATCTTCGCTGAGAGTCCGGCCTGCCTCTCTGAGCTGCCCTCAGGTTCGCAGGCATCACCAAAGGTGGGTCCTGGGGAAAGCTCTCCTACCAGGGTTTCAGTGGCCCTGACTCGTCCGAATTGCTCTGCTTACAGCTCGCCTCTGAGAGCTCAGATCCCAGCACCAGCCTGCAACAATCTGAACCACAGTGTCACCACTTTTTCCATACCAGGCCTCCCCTCTCTGCTGGGCCCTGGCCTCACTCTGAAAGGGGAGATGTGGGCCACTCCTGATATTTGGCCCCATTTCCAAAGGAGAGTTTCTCATTTGGTGTCTTGGATGACAAAAGGGCACAGTGCTGTCCTCCCACACCATCAAAACCAGCGTCACACACACAGacggccaataggcacatgaaaagatgcttgtcattgctaattattagagaaatgtaaatccaaattacaatgagatatcacctcacaccagtcagaatggccatcatcaaaaactctacaaataagaaatgctggagagggtgtggagaaaagggaaccctcctatactgttggtgggaatgtaaattggtgcagccgctatggaaaacagtgtggaggttcttCAAGTAACTAAAAATAgtgttgccatatgatcctgtaatcccactcctgggcatatatccagacaaaactataattcaaaaagatacccctatgttcatagcagctgtattcataacagacaagacatggaagcaacctaaatgtccatcaacagatgaatggataaagaagatgtggtacatatataccacatctggTATTATATATACTGAATATACTGGTATTCCATACCaataataatggaatattactcagccataaaaaagaacgaaataatgtcatttgcagcaacatggatgcacctagagattatcatactaagtgaagtaagtcagaaagagaatgacaaataccatatgatatcactgggagtttggcattagcagatgcaaactattatatatagaatggacaaacaacaaggtcctactgcataacacagggaactatattcaatattctgggataaaccataatgcaaaagaattttaaaaagattgtatgtgacttccctggtggcgcagtggttaagaatccacctgccaatgcaggggacatgggtttgttccctggtccaggaagatcccacatactgaggagcaactaagcccgtgtgccacaactactgagcctgcgctttagagcccgcgagccacaactactgagcccacgtgccacaactactgaagcccgtgcgcctagagcctgtgctccgcaacaagagaagccaccgcaatggaagcccacgcaccacaacgaagagtagctcctgctctccacaactagagaaagcctgcgcgtagcaatgaagacccaatgcagccaaaaataaataaataaacaaataaataaatttatatatataaaaatgcatgTATACACGTGTATAattgaatcgctttgctgtacagcagaaattaacacaacattgtaaattaactatacttcaattaagaaaaaacaaaaacctgcatCACATGTTTCCATCCACTCCTCAAACCACCCACTGCAAACTCTCCATTCTTTAAGGCTCCTGATTTTGTCACAAGTGTCAGGAGGAAAACCCTGAGGTTGAATGGATCTGaaagagagtgagggagagagtgagagagcgAGCACGCCAGGCGCCTATGTGCCTGCTCCCTTGGGCAGGCCTGAGCTCTGTCCCTGCCACCTGGACCTGGATGCATctgcagatgctcagtaaataccgGCTGAATGAGGGAATCAATCCAGGATGCAGTAGACTCTACCTTGAACCCCAAGTAGACACCTGCtgctgtgggtgggtgggtgatgCCTCCACCGGGCCTCCCTGAGCCCCCGGGAAGCCTGAGGCCTGCTCTTTATAATGTGCTGTGAAGGCAGAGCATGGCTGAGCGGCAGCTGGAGATTGGCTTGTGTACGAGGTAGAAGCATTCCTGAACGGACCTGCCCTTGACGGGTACACAGTGCACCTTAGGACGCCTGACTGGACATCGTTTACTGGACAGATTCCAGGAAGTGGGGGGGTGGTGGCCGGAATAACTGCTGGTTAAGTCCACAACGGGGCCCCAGCTCTGCCGCTTGCCAGCTCCAAGGGTTGGGTAGTCTTGCCCTTGTTTGGGccgcagttttctcatctgcaagagGGGGATGCTATTCTGCTtgcctcccagggctgctggccACTGTTAGGCTCTTGTTCTGTGCTCGGCTCCAAGTGCAATGGGTAACCCCCATTGCCTCGTTTCAGCTTCATTCTGCTCTCAGAAAGGggcactttgggcttccctggtggcgcagtggttgagaatctacctgccaatgtaggggacacgggtttgagccctggtctgagaagatcccacatgccgcggagcaactaggcccgtgagccacaattactgagcctgcgcgtctggagcctgtgctctgcaacaagagaggccgcgatagtcagaggctcgcgcaccacgatgaagagtggccccccacttgccgcaattagagaaagccctcacacagaaacgaagacccaacacagccataaattaattaattaattaaattaaaaaaaaaaagaatgatccatgctttaaaaaaaaaaagaaaggggcacTTTGACAACTGGGTTTCAGGCAAGGAAACTTGAGGCCCAGCTGAGGGGAGGTCTTAAGTAATTGGTACAAGACCACACGACTaattcagagaggttgagtaacttgtacaaggtcacacagttagctAGTGGTCAAGTCGGGATTTTAGCTCTAGAATCTCCTCCTCCTCTAGACCCACAGGTGTTCCCTAAGTTCCTCCACCTCCCTAGCCACATGCTGGGTCCCGACCACCCTTTTTTCCTCTATTCCAGAAACACTGCACCACCTGCTCTTCCCAGAATGCACCAGTGCATACCATACCCAAGGGGCCTCTGCCTCTCAccagtccctctgcctggagtgtgGTTCTTTCTTGCTGTTTCAGTGCCATTTTGCATTTTCCCTGAAGACTCTCTTGACCCTACAGAAGGGTGGGGCTGCGCCCTCCCTCCTACCCAGTCCGTGTCTCGGCATAGCTGATGGGGCCAAGGGAGCGCATCTGACAAGCTCTTTCAGAAAGGTTCGTTTCTCAGGGAGCAGAACAAATTTTCCTAACAGCTCCAGTTACCACGTGTCTGATTCGTGCAGGCACCATTTCACAGGCCGCATAGACTGCCTTGTTCACACCTCTCGATGACACTGAGGTAAGTATTAGGACTACAATCCCCGTTTTActgacagggaaactgaggcacaaaagaaACACACGGCCAGGAGGCGGCAGAGCAGTGGTTGGATGTACCAAGTCTCAATGATTCTTCTGAGCCCAAACCCCATGGTCTCCCCGCCCACGACCTCCGCCCTGGTTGCTGGTACACCCACCCCACCAAACGCTCCCAtcaggtggggctgggtcctCCTGGTGTCCCATCGGGTCTCCCTGAGCTGCGACACCTGAGTGGGTCTCTAAGCAATGGTGCCCACTCTGGCCTGGGGCAGGTCTGTCTCACCCAGATGCTGGAGGTCAGCATAGGGAGGGCTCCAAGGGGGTGCATCGGGACACACGGCgtttctgccccctccccagccccaagcaTCCAGCTCCCTTATCTGATAGCAGCATCCTGGTTTTCCTTTGGGGAACTTCCCTTGCTCACATCAGTCCCTGGGGCTTTGGTCAGTCAAAGACAAGCACAAGACCCCGACCAGCTCAGTGAAGCTCAGCTCAGTGAAGCTCAGCTCAGGGATCTTTCGCTGTTCTCCCCATGAGCTTTCTACATTGATAAGGCACAAGCATGAGATTGCTGGGCCAACTGTGTCTCCCTTGGGGACAGAAGCTATTTAAAGATGAACCTAACGTAGGAAAACTCAactgagaaagaaaggagaacgAGAGAATCCTGATGCCGTCACCTGAACTCCTGATACACAGCCATGAAACCTCCCTCCTTGGCTTCCGTCAGTTTGAGCTGGGCTTTTGGTCACTGGCAGTCAAAACAGACCTGCTTAACGCAGTGTGTGAGGGTTTGGGTGAGTGCCCCCAAGTGCAAACCTGCACCCCCAACATTCCAGTCCAGGCTTTGCCCCGTGTGCCGTGGGCACCTGCCTGTCACCCCCTCACCTCTCTTGTCCAGTGCCTGAGTCAGGTCTTCCACGAGCACCACAGCCTCCTCGCCACTCTCGGGGCACTGAGCCCGCAACCAAGTCTGGATCTCGGGGGGCAGCGCGCCCAGGAACTGCTCCAGCACCAGCAGCTCCAGCATCTGCTCCTTGGAGCGCACCTCGGGCCGCAGCCACTGGCGGCAGAGTTCACAGAGCCGGGCCAGCGCCTCACGTGGGTTGGGATGCCTTCTCATAGCAGAAGTGTCGGAAGCGCAGACAGGCAGCCTCAGGGTGGGAGGTGTGGCCAAAGTTAGACTCCTGGACCTGAGAGAAGCTGGCCTCCTCATGCTCGACCTTCACTTGGAGAAAGTCATCCTGTTCCCAGGGCACCGGGCTCACAAGGCTCTTGGGGATGGCCATTGGGCAGCAGACCTCCAGTGAGATATGGGATGGCTGGAGCCTTGGAAATGGGTCTGCAGGAAGATCAGAACTTGGTTATCCTGTGAACTTGGCGCCCTGCCTTGTGGCTGCCGAGTAGGGCAGATGTGGGCTTGGGGCCTGTGAGATGTGACTCACTCTCACAGAGTCACAGATGATCAAAATAATCAGGGCAGCGCCCATTTGGTGCTGAGCACCTTTCTAAATACTTGCATATAGTAACTCGTTTAAAACTCACAACAAACTCAGGTGGGAGCTTTCTCTCATTATATGGtataaagacagacagacaggagaAAAAGATTTGCTCAAAGTTTCCCAGATACTGAAAGGAAGGGCGGTTGCTGAGCTACAAACCCCAGTAGCCTGACCCCATGGCCAGTCTGCTTCAGACCTATGCTCCTCCCACACAGAGTGGGTCTGTCTTCTaactcacacacaccccactccccTGGGAGCCACAGGGGCATTCCCTTACTTTATTTGCTAATTATTTTGTAGATTCTGAGGTGAATATTTAGACAACTGACATTCagcctttcttctcttctaataCATGTATTTCAGGCTATAAATTTCCCTATAAACATAGCTTTAGCTGTACA
Coding sequences within it:
- the LOC132416916 gene encoding LOW QUALITY PROTEIN: zinc finger and SCAN domain-containing protein 22 (The sequence of the model RefSeq protein was modified relative to this genomic sequence to represent the inferred CDS: inserted 1 base in 1 codon; deleted 1 base in 1 codon; substituted 1 base at 1 genomic stop codon), whose amino-acid sequence is MESEGLTPSRAWTDRRTDRVWNSVPVRDRLTDQLYPFPRLQPSHISLEVCCPMAIPKSLVSPVPWEQDDFLQVKVEHEEASFSQVQESNFGHTSHPEAACLRFRHFCYEKASNPREALARLCELCRQWLRPEVRSKEQMLELLVLEQFLGALPPEIQTWLRAQCPESGEEAVVLVEDLTQALDKRGWLVLGSELSEASCKQSNSDESXATETLVGELSPGPTFGDACEPEGSSERQAGLSAKMWTKSVTQEMDFRKTSGPHKGALTDQPGCEAGALGDSPNMWPDFTSQEETPSREKVDPLDGYGTEPPGTYLGRKPSKGGEYWKTFRSPLALEAHRKSHARKMPHTCSECGKAFSRSAHLAQHQVVHTGAKPHECKECGKALSWLTHLTQHQRIHTGEKPCVCEECGKAFSKSTHLTQHLHIRTGXKPYRCYACGRAFSDCLALIQHLRIHSGEKPYQCQVCPNAFAQSSSLIEHQRVPTGEEPYKCSDCGKAFSRTSALMVHLRIHITVLQCPRKPPHSGSASKRNLSSERAGRDGVGDC